The window GGGGCAGGGGCTGGGCCCGGCGGGTTCCAGAGGGGGGGCGGGGAGGCTGGGCCCGGCGGGTTCCAGAGGGGGGGCGCTGGGGCGGGGCTCTCACTCCACTCCTGGCAGGAGCAGCGCCCTCGGCTTCAGCACCATGGACACGGGCTCCGGGCAGGGCGCTGCGCTGGGGCCCGTGGGGGCTCCTTCTCCTGGGAATCTCCAATGCCAGGGTCCGGCTCTGTCCTAGAGAAGGGCCGAGCGGCGGGGAAGCCCGAGCCCGGGGGAGCAGAGGCCGAAATTCCGAGGAGGATCCAGGAGGACGAGAGCCGGGAGGTCTTCCTGGGAGGCTCGGCAAGCTCAGCCGCGGTTCAAGTCAACTCTGCTCAGCTTTGAAGCCCCCGGCTTCCTGTCCCTGCTCGGAGCCCCCTCGGACCTCCCCAGGGTGCTTCTCTTCCCCACCGGGCACCTATTCCCACGGCCGAGGGTGACGGAGGAGCCAGGAACAGCTTCCCTTCGCCTGCCCGGGCCTGGCTGCTGCCCCACTCTCCTGGGTCCGTGAAAGGTGCCCCTCATGCGGGCATAGTGGGTGACCCCGACATTCCTGCCTTCCCACCCAAGGGACTCATCGTCTGGAAGATGCACGGTGGCCTAGATGAGATTTCAGAATTCCTCAGCTCAGACATTTCAGATTGTGAGGTCCCTCCCAGTAAGGACATTCCGGGTTCTGAGGCTCTCCCCAGTTCTGACTGTGGGCTCTAAGGTTCTCCTCACATTCGCTATTCTAGATTCCAAAGTGTTCCCCCAGATCTGACATTCGAGGTTGTAAGGTCCTTCTTAACTGTGATCTTTAAGGTTCCACTCAGCTCTGACATTCGAGCTTTTTAGGGGCTTCCAAGTTCTTACTTTCTAGGTTCTGAAATTCCTCCTACTTCTGACTTTCTAGGTTCTAAGATTttccctctccacccccacccctacaAACTCTGACATTCTAAGTTCTGagatctctcccagctctaaagTTCTCTCCCACAGCTCTGACACTCCAggttctgaagttctttccagctctgatctTCTAAGTACCAATTCTGATCTTTGGGGTTCTAAGATCCCCCTCTATGATTTTCTAAGTTCTAAGGTTCCTCTAAATTCTGACTTTCTAGGTTCTGAGGTACCTCCCAGTTCTGACTTCTAGGTTCTAAGATTCCcctgccgccccccccccccccattctgatattctacattctaaggtccctcccagttctacTTTCTAGGTTCTGAAGTCTCTCCTAACTCTGACATTCCATATTACAAGGGCCCTACCAGTTCCAATTTTCTAGGTTCTAAGGATCCTTCTGGCTCTGGCATTCTAGGAGCTGTGACATTTTAGGTTCTAAGGTTTCTCCCAGATCTGACGTTCTAGGTCCCAAGGTCCCTCCTACTTCTGACTTTCTACATTCTGAGGtctctctcagctctgacatttccATCCCTACCTGCTCTGATCTTCTaagttctaagatcccttctgtCTTTGACATTCTAGCTTGTAatgtccctcccagctctgatccTCTaggttctaagatcccttccggatctgacattctatgttttaaggtCCCTCCAAGCTCTGATCTTCTAGATACTAAGATCCCTCCTAGGTCTGGCTTTCTACCTTCTGaagtctctcccagctctgacattccaggttctaaggtcccttccaactctttttCTAGGTTCTAAGATTCCCCCCAAGCTGTGACACTCTAGATTCCAAGGTTCCCACTAATTCTAATCTAggttctaaggtctctcccagctctgacattccaggTTCTGAGGTGCCTTTCAGCCCTGATCTTCTAGGATCTAAAATCTTTCCCAGTTCCGACTTTCTAGGTTCTGAGGTCCCTCCTAACTCGGACATCTCATGTTCCAAGGTTCCTACCAGCTCTGATTTTCTAGGTTCTAATATCCCTTCTGGCTCTGACAATTCTAGATTCTAAGACTCCCTTCCTCAGCTCTGATCTTATAGGTTTTAAGGTTCCCTCCAGCCCTGATCTaggttctaaggtccctcccaattCTGACTTTCTAGGTTCTAAGATTTCCCCCACACATACTCTGACATTTTacattctaaggtcccttccagttctgactttCTAGGTTCTGAGGTCCCTCCAAACTCTGACATTCCAAGGTCTgactcccagctctgacattctaggaTCTAAGGTGACTCCCAGCTCTGATCTTCTAAGTTCCAAGGTCCCTCCTACTTCTGACTTTCTATATTCTGAGGTCTCTCTCAGCTCTGACCCTCCAGGTTCTAAGGTTTTAGGAGTCCGGCTGAGAAATGACTCACATCGGCTTCCAGACCTGAAGCCCGGTGCCAAACCTGGCCATGTTCTGCTTAAATTCTGGACCTCGTCGTTGAGCCCAGTGCCATCCTCCACCCTCAATTGCTTTATCCTGGGCTGGCAGGGAACCTCCTGACACTCTCCCCCAAAGGTCTCTATTCCTCCCCCCCCATGACAAGGAATCCCCCTGGCTCTGGAGCAACAACCAGAATCAAAGGCGAGGGGAGTTGGAGAGGAGGGGGCAGGAGTGCCAGCCTTGGCCCCAGATGCCCTCCCTGGCTAgatgtgtctcagtttcctcgttcAGAAAATGGGGGTCTTTGAGCCCTAGCACTGCCCTCACGGGCCTGTTTTGAGCTCAGATGATGGATCTGTATATGACAGCAGGGGAAGTGCAGAGGGGGCTGGGAAGACCCGAGTTCGAGTCTCGCCTTTAATCCGGTCTGGCTCTGGAACaagtcatttccatttcttcctggCCCAAGGCTCTGAGAGTCCCAACTGAAGACCAGCTGCTCCTCTGCCTCGGCGGAGGGAACTTCCGCTCTACATCAAGAAAAATCCCTCCAGGAAAAACAATTCCTTGCCAACCTCCCTGCATCGTGGAAATGCCAATCCAGCCCCCTCgccttacaaatgaggaaaacaaggcacagagagtggggaggaggagacaTAATGAGAGCCAtccagagccaggatttgaacccaagcctccCGACTTGGATCTGGCTCTATTCCTGCTTGCCCCGGGACATTCCCTTGCTCCTAAGGCAGCCAGGGGCCCGCTCTCCCTGCTCTGAGAGGAGCCTTGGGGGACGCTCGGCCTCCTGGCCCAAGGGTTCCCGCCTTGCAGGGCAGCGGCAGCTGCTCGGAGGCTTTCCCCCACTGACTGCCAGCCGCCCCCCTGCCTCTCCCTGTGCCCCCAAGGGCTTAGCGAGTGCGGGGCCCACACAGAAAACAATAAACGGGAACTGCTGCtataagtggggaaactgaggcccgggggAAGCAAAGTCCAGGTGAGAAATCAGGATGGGGGAGCCCCCACCCAGCAGGCTTTTCCCTGCCTCCCCGTCAAGCTTTCTCCAGGAGGCTTCCAGGTTGAGAGTGTGTGCGCGAGTGTCAGGCCGGGCCCCGGCCAAGGTCCTGGACTGAAGGGGACGGACCCCCGGGGCTGGGCGGAGGCAGGAGGAGCCGGGACCCTGAGCCTTCTCCCCTTTGAGCCTTGGCCGCAGTTCGGGGGAGGCAGCGGGCGCCGGCCCATCCATCGTGGGGCTCCCGCGGGGGGCAGGGCTGGGGCGCGCGCCGCCGCGAGGAGCCGTCCCCCGGGGAACGAGCGGCCCCGCTGCGGCAGAGCCCCCTCCCCTGGGCCCGGCCCCCCAAGCTGCCGGCTGCCTCAACGGGCAGAGCAGGCGGCGGCAGAGACCGCGATCGCCACTAGATGGGGCTGTCGGCCCTAGCAGGGGCTCGGCCGCCCTGTACCTTCGGAGGGGCCCGAGCTCTGCAGAGGGGAAGGGAAATGGTGGGGGACGGGGCAGAGGGGCGGGGGCGGAGACAGGAGCAGGGGAAGGGCTTTGTCTCCCTTTGGAAGTTTCGGTCGAGAGACTCGTGCTCGCGAGGGAGGGGGGCGCCGAGGGGGGCTCCCCAGGCGGGGCTTGGGGTTCCCAGGCGCGCTCGGGGCGCTGGCCCGACGAGGGGAGAAAGCTGGGGAGGGCAAGGGTAGCAGGTTACCCTTCCAGGCCCCGGGGCCGAGGGCGGAGGTGGGGGAGACCGGGGAGGGGGGGCGAGCACAAGGGAGGAAGCCGATGGCAAGCAGGGCGTCTTTTTTGTCTGGGGCCTCTCCCACATTCACATAGGAGTGTGTGCGGTGCGGATGGACCCCGGGCACGCCTCTAAATGGCCTTATGTGGCCCGGCACGCGGCCAGGCTGCGCAGACCGGTCCGGGCTCGGGGCCCGAAATGGCAGGGGGGGGGGTGGCCAATGAAAACGTGAGAAAACAAAGAGGTGCttctctacccccccccccaatgcttCTCTATTCCCCCTTCTCTGTCCTCCCCTCAGTGCTTCTCtatccccccccctccccccccacacacacactgcttCTCTCTCCCCAGCAGGACTTTTCAGCTCCCAATCCCAGGGCCCTTTTCGGTGGAATAGCCAGGGGAGGCCGGAGATGCTCCGCGGTTCGCAGGGGAAGGAGCAGGTGCCGCGGGCTGGGCGGCCCTTCCCGCCTCTCCCGGCCCGGGCTGCAGCTTGGCTCCCTCCTAGCCCGTCCTGCTACACCGGGGGCGGAGAGGGGGCAAGATTCTAGTCCAACTGCAGCCTCCTTCTCCCTTGGGCCAAACGACAGCCTTTAAGAGGGGCCCCAGCGCAGCTCCTGCTCTGTAAGAcacttctccccttctcttcctcccccgcCTCCACCCCCCGTATGGCCGAGCTCAGGCCTTTCCCATCCATCAGGACAGGGGATCCATCTCTTAAAAGTTGCCACCTCCGTGTAGGAGCCAGAGGTACAGGGGAGAGAGGCAACAGCCTGCGGAAGGGGCTGCGCTGGGGCCCTTCTCCCTTCAGGACCAGGGAAAGCTGCCAAGAGTCCCTGGCCTCTAACCGGGGCCTGAAGCTAGAGAGCAGGGATAGGGAGCAGCGGCTCAGCCCTACGAACCACTGAGTCACAGAGGCCATTGGGGCACTGGGGGAGACTGGCTGCACGAAGAGTTCTAGTCCCCCAAGGTCAGGGCCGAGATGCTGCTGCAGCTGCAGCCAGATGTAGCCCGAGAGGGGCTGCCGGGAGCAGGGGAGATGCTGGCAGGAGGTGACCTCCGGAATGGGCTCTGGGGCCCTGCTCCTGTGCCCAGGCCCCCAGGGACGAGCCCTGGCAAATCCCCCTCCGACAAGCTCCCGGCTGGGTGGGTGAGGGGGCGCTCCCCAGCCCCTGCCTGACCCGGACAGAGCTCTGAGCTCCTCAGTGACAGGTGCAGGCCGTCCCCAGCAGCAGGTAGCGGCTCGGGATCCAGTCCCCAGACAGAGCAAGGGGAGCACAGCCCCGAGCCGTCTGGGGGCGCCGCGTGGCCACCCTGCTCGCAGTTGCCGCCGAGGTTAGCCATGCTGATGACGCCATGAACCCGCTTTGGGTGACTGGGTTCTCCCGGGGATCGCAGGCGCATGGGTCCCCCGGTTTTGTCCCGAGGGGCCCAGGCCCCACGAGCTCTCTCCCTCCCCAGGACTGTGGATTGTGGGAAGCCCTGAGGCGGTTGGAAATGTCCCTTCAGACATGGCCTGGGGCGGGGGTCCTTGAGGAGGGCTGGGGAAGGGAAGGTGGAGTCCCGAGGGTGCGGCCCAGGTTATACCGCACATAAAAAGCCCAGAGGacggaatgggggggggggggctcacgGACACCCACGAGGCCGGTGCTCGGGGAGGGAGGCTCTGTCTCGGGGCTTGCTCGAGTGGGGCGCACACCGGGGGAGAAATGGCTCCTGGGTGGACTCGCTGCGCCTGGGGATCCTGAACCAGGAGGGAGGTTCTCCCGGGTGGGAACAGGAATGGCGTTGCCAGAGGCTGGGGCGGAGCGGCGGAAACTGGAAGCCCCCTCTGTCCCCCCCAAGGCCCAGGGCCCGGAGTCGGACGCCCCGGGGCCACTTCGGAGCTCCAAGCGCAGGGGAAGTTGGGAGGCGGGCGCCCACCTGTCCGGGGCCGCTGCTAGGCGGTGCGCTCCCCGACGCCCCTCCAGCCCTGCCCCGCGGCCCCAAGCACTCCTCCTCTCTCTGGGGGCCTCTGGTTCCCGATCCCCCCCCGGACCCGAGGGCGCCCCTGCGGGGCTCCAGGCCCCCTCCCCGGGGCCATCCTCGCGGCGGGCTGCCGGTCCAGCCCCGCGCCCCTCCGGCCGCACTTACCCTGTAGGGCCGCGCTGCTCCGGACTGGCCCGAGGCTTCTTGGGCGGCCGGGACGGACGGGGCGGAGGGGATGGACGGGGCGGGCGGGGAGCGGCCAGGGGTCAGGAGAGGACCGTCGGGCCGGCCCGGGCAGCCGGTCTGGGGCCAGGTGGGCGCCGCGGAGACCGGGCCGGGGCGGAGCCGGGCGGGGGGCAGCGGCGGTGCCGGCCGCGGTCCGGGGTGCGCAGGGGACGGCCCCTGCTCGCTCCGCGGCTCCCGGCGGCTGTGGCTCCGACTCTCTCTCACCCTCGCACTTTTCCCGATCCTCGTGATGTCACGGGGAGGCAGCCAATCACCGCGGGGCAGCCCCACGGCTGCGGCCCCGCtcgcctccctccctcccttcctccctccctccctccgtccgtCCGTCCGTCCGTCCCTCCGCGCGCTCTCCGGGCCGGGTCCGCGTGTGCCCTGCGGGAGccggcccgggggggggggggggagggctccCGGGACTACAGCAGGACGTGGGGCGCGGGGCGCGGTCCCGCTGGGGATCCCGGCGCGTGCGCTGGGGGGAGGGTCCTCGTTGTCGTGGTGACACCGTCCCCGGGAAGGGTCCCCAGGTTCCTGTCCCCAGAGCCCGACCCCATCTCCGGGCTCAGGCCGAGACCCCTGTCCGGGGTCGCCCCGAAACGTCTCTAGGAATCGCCGCGTGCGGCTGGGACTTATTACCCGCGAAGTTCGGGGACCTGGCAAGCAGCTGGGGAGGCGGGGGGAGGGCCGGGCCGGAGGAGCACTAGGAGCGCCTgggccccctcccctccttcaCGCGCCCATTCCTTTCCGTGACGTGGAGTCTGGCCTGGGCGGGGCGCAGGGCCCCCCTCGCCAGGTCCGGCCCTCGGGGTTAGCGCCGGGACCTCGAAACGAGCGCTCCCCACCCGGGAAAGAGAAACCGACCCAGTGGGAAACGGGCGGGGGTCCGTGGGCGCGGCCGGGGATGGACCGAGTCCAGCCGCCGGGTGCCCGAGCGTCCCGTCGGGGGCGGTGGGGGGGCCCGCAGTGGGAAGCCCGGGGGGCTCCCGAGCCCGGCTCGGGGCGGCTGCGCGGGCACCTAAAGCCTCCGAGTTCTGCACCCCGGAGCCCAGCGCCCTCCTCCCCCCGCCGCCTTGGCCAGGGGCTCCGGGAGCGCAAGGGGGAAGGGTCAGGTTCCGGTCCTTCCTGGATTCCCTCCCTCGGTGCATCCCCATCCCCAGCCTCGCAGAGAAGCCTGGAACGGGCGGCCTAAACCCGGGCAGCCTCCGCCCTCGGGGACCCCTGGCTACCCTGCCAGGCCCTTCCCCCATCCAGCCGGGCTCCAGGGCCCTGGACAATGGGGGCAGGAGTTCCCCGGCACACCCCAAGGTAATGGGAGAGCGGGACCAACCGCTTTCCAGAGGCTCGTGGGATGGGGCCTGAGAAGCCGCCCAGCATTTTAGGGATTCGCCCCCGGGGCAAGAGGCCAGCCGGGCCAAGCGAGCACCTCCTCCTTGGACACTGCCCTGCCAACGTGTGCCCCCCGGAGCCCCGCCACAAATTGCAGCAagcacggggggggggggggggggggggggggctcgggAACTTCAAACCGCAGCATTCATCCGCTGGGGGCAACTCTCTCCCTGCCTCAGGCCCGGATGACCCCCCACCCCTTTGGAAATTACCCAGATCTTACTCTGCCcccagagaaagggggaggggggagaaaaagtcCGCTCCAAAGAAGGCTCTTCAGTGTTGAGGTTTTCAAGAccagggggagggagagagcacTCTGAACCCCAGAGCAGGCAGTAGCTGCTGCTGTGTGGGGGCCTGGAGGAGCTAGAGCTGGGTCCTCACtccttatccccccaccccctaccaCCATCACCAGGGTCCCAGAAAGGCCTTCAGAATCTGACAGGGGAGAAGCTTCCACGCCGTTTGCTCCCATCTCTCCAGCCCAGGAGCACCAGCCACTCCTCCATATGGCTGGGCCCCCAAGAGGGAGGCCGAGGGTCGGGGAGGCCGGAGCCCCATTCACCCAGGGTGGAGGTCGGCACCCAATGGTGGCCACTTTTTGGAAAGGCTGCTCCTGGACATGGCCTCCTGCAGCCAGGACTGTTCCAGCTTCATCAgtgacttggggggggggggtcgttCTCTGAGTGGCCGGAGTGGCTGGATGACTGAAAGGCGAGGCGGGgaatgccttttccttctctacccACTGGTCCCTGGACGGGTGGGACGCCCATTTCCTTGTGGAGGCTCCACGGCTCCCACAAAGCCTTTCCTCAGGACCACCAACTCGGGGTCCTGCCTTGTTAGTGTTCTACAAATATCCCCCGATTTCTTGCATTTTGTCGGCTTGGCTAGACCCTAAGCTCCTTGTGGGCACGATGGTGGGCACAGGGGTGGCAGCAGGACAGCAGGTTTCCCTGCCTCACGTCCTTGGAGGGACCCAGGCGAATGCACTGTGCCCTGTGCTCCTGACTGTGCTTTCACCCCCATTATCTCCTAGACACTTTTAGGGCGGGGGCAGGAGGCCCCAGTGGGTCCCTCGGACACTGGCTGCCTGGCTCACAGAGGGAGTCAGGGAGCCCCTGAAGGGGATCGAGCCGACACCATACCTGGGGGCTCTATCACTGTTCCCAggtccctcctcctctccctggCTCATCCCAGGCACAAAACTGTTGCCCTTCCTGGTCAGGGCCGGCGCCTCAGCTTCCCTGGGCTCGGTGACATCTTCCCAATTCAATCATCTTACAGTGGGGAGGAGCAGAGGGCGGGCGACCAGGGTCACAGGGTGTCCCGCCGGGAGGACCCCAAGGGAGGATCTAGGGAAGGGCCCAAAGCGcgcagaaacacagagagaggcagcGAAGGGTAGCCATCATTTTAATGACATTGATCTTTGGTGTTTCCCTTGTTAGCAGTCGGACTAGTCCCCTCTCCTCCCACCAAAATGTCTCTATGATGAGTTACAAACAGAAAGGAAATCACATTTCtttatactaaaaacaaaatcatCAGAGCCTTGATTTCTCCACTAGAAACTACATGTACAGTTCAAGATTTCACATGCAACACCTGACAGGACAGACCGATACCTCACCCTCTGACCCGGAGCTGCAGCCCTTGCCCAGCCCGCGCCGGGCAGATGCCCAGGGTCCTAATACTGACACATGAAGCCCTGCTCCGCTGGGCGTTGGCGGGAGGATCTTGGGGAACCCACCCAGAGGGAGGTTGTCCTGCCACCCGCCCCTCCTCGGCCCAAGCTCCCTGAGTGAGCTCCTGCCCACTAACCTGGATCGCTTCCTTTGCCCTGGGGGGAAATCCCCAGGTAGCAAGTGAACCGACCCCTCCGTCACCACAGAATCGTCCCCCCACCAGTTAAGTCAGTCCCAGAGCTTGGCCCAGGGCCCAGCTTGGAGCCTCTGGGTAA of the Sarcophilus harrisii chromosome 6, mSarHar1.11, whole genome shotgun sequence genome contains:
- the LOC116420075 gene encoding collagen alpha-1(I) chain-like, with protein sequence MALPEAGAERRKLEAPSVPPKAQGPESDAPGPLRSSKRRGSWEAGAHLSGAAARRCAPRRPSSPAPRPQALLLSLGASGSRSPPGPEGAPAGLQAPSPGPSSRRAAGPAPRPSGRTYPVGPRCSGLARGFLGGRDGRGGGDGRGGRGAARGQERTVGPARAAGLGPGRDPCPGSPRNVSRNRRVRLGLITREVRGPGKQLGRRGEGRAGGALGAPGPPPLLHAPIPFRDVESGLGGAQGPPRQVRPSGLAPGPRNERSPPGKEKPTQWETGGGPWARPGMDRVQPPGARASRRGRWGGPQWEARGAPEPGSGRLRGHLKPPSSAPRSPAPSSPRRLGQGLRERKGEGPGAPATPPYGWAPKREAEGRGGRSPIHPGWRSAPNGGHFLERLLLDMASCSQDCSSFISDLGGGGRSLSGRSGWMTERRGGECLFLLYPLVPGRSWKTWPFEGCGESPLRPARARSAARAHDGSLPGARLAPCGRQLLSGHGS